A window of the Capricornis sumatraensis isolate serow.1 chromosome 9, serow.2, whole genome shotgun sequence genome harbors these coding sequences:
- the WNT9A gene encoding protein Wnt-9a, giving the protein MLDGPLLARWLAAAFALTLLLAALRPSAAYFGLTGSEPLTILPLTLEPEAVAQAHYKACDRLKLERKQRRMCRRDPGVAETLVEAVSMSALECQYQFRFERWNCTLEGRYRASLLKRGFKETAFLYAISSAGLTHALAKACSAGRMERCTCDEAPDLENREAWQWGGCGDNLKYSSKFVKEFLGRRSSKDLRARVDFHNNLVGVKVIKAGVETTCKCHGVSGSCTVRTCWRQLAPFHEVGKRLKHKYETALKVGSTTNEATGEAGAISPPRGRAAGAGGGDPLPRTPELVHLDDSPSFCVAGRFSPGTAGRRCHREKNCESICCGRGHNTQSRVVTRPCQCQVRWCCYVECRQCAQREEVYTCKG; this is encoded by the exons GCTGACGGGCAGTGAGCCCCTGACCATCCTCCCGCTGACCCTGGAGCCGGAAGCGGTTGCCCAGGCCCACTACAAGGCCTGTGACCGGCTGAAGCTGGAGCGCAAGCAGCGGCGCATGTGCCGCCGGGACCCCGGTGTGGCCGAGACGCTGGTGGAGGCGGTCAGCATGAGTGCCCTCGAGTGCCAGTACCAGTTCCGCTTTGAGCGCTGGAACTGCACCCTGGAGGGCCGCTACCGGGCCAGCCTCCTCAAGCGAG GCTTCAAGGAGACAGCCTTCCTTTACGCCATCTCCTCCGCTGGCCTGACGCACGCGCTGGCCAAGGCTTGCAGCGCAGGCCGCATGGAACGCTGCACTTGCGATGAGGCACCTGACTTGGAgaaccgggaggcctggcagtgGGGTGGCTGCGGAGACAACCTCAAGTACAGCAGCAAGTTCGTCAAGGAGTTCCTGGGCCGGCGGTCTAGCAAGGATCTGCGAGCCCGCGTGGACTTCCACAACAACCTCGTGGGTGTGAAG GTGATCAAGGCCGGGGTGGAGACCACGTGTAAGTGCCACGGCGTGTCCGGCTCCTGCACCGTGCGGACGTGCTGGCGGCAGCTGGCGCCCTTCCACGAGGTGGGCAAGCGCCTGAAGCACAAATACGAGACAGCCCTCAAGGTGGGCAGCACCACCAACGAGGCCACCGGCGAGGCCGGCGCCATCTCGCCCCCGCGGGGCCGGGCCGCTGGGGCAGGTGGCGGCGATCCCCTACCCCGCACGCCGGAGCTGGTGCACCTGGACGACTCCCCCAGCTTCTGTGTGGCTGGCCGCTTCTCCCCAGGCACTGCCGGCCGCAGGTGCCACCGCGAGAAGAACTGCGAGAGCATCTGCTGCGGGCGCGGCCACAACACGCAGAGTCGGGTGGTGACCCGGCCCTGCCAGTGCCAGGTGCGCTGGTGCTGCTACGTGGAGTGCAGGCAGTGCGCCCAGCGGGAGGAGGTCTACACCTGCAAGGGCTGA